One window of Flexistipes sp. genomic DNA carries:
- a CDS encoding phasin family protein encodes MNEFARKFFLAGLGLAATTENKAKNAFNELIQKGENLQSKEAKFLKEIMDSTEKTADEFSDRFDDLKNEFMQKMGAVSKEEFEDLKNSVNKLKKQNDEHNENLEKLTGEIKKLKNELNKKTG; translated from the coding sequence ATGAACGAATTTGCCAGAAAGTTTTTCCTGGCCGGTCTCGGTCTTGCTGCAACAACAGAAAATAAAGCAAAGAACGCATTTAATGAGCTGATCCAGAAAGGTGAAAACCTACAGTCCAAAGAAGCTAAATTTCTCAAGGAAATAATGGACTCCACAGAGAAGACAGCTGACGAATTTTCTGATCGTTTTGATGATTTAAAAAACGAGTTTATGCAGAAAATGGGCGCAGTTTCCAAAGAAGAGTTTGAAGATTTAAAGAACAGTGTGAATAAACTGAAAAAACAAAATGATGAACACAATGAAAACTTAGAGAAACTTACCGGAGAGATAAAAAAGCTAAAGAATGAACTTAACAAAAAAACAGGTTAA
- a CDS encoding NUDIX hydrolase — MNLTKKQVKEINKVRAGCEKLDYCVYTTFSLYNRFKIDIPRRQAAILVPLYFLNNEWYIIFTKRTNHLPYHSGEISFPGGSREKQDSGKKETALRETEEEIGIPRKAMTILGKLDDQLSVADINVTPYVAKITDLNVLTYMKPQESEVEEIFQVPLRFFYRKNTFWYENWIRNKQPHKVYFYNFNGRIIWGLTARVVKNLIELLEFCNTCEEN; from the coding sequence ATGAACTTAACAAAAAAACAGGTTAAGGAAATAAACAAAGTAAGAGCCGGCTGTGAAAAGCTGGATTACTGCGTTTATACCACTTTTTCCTTATACAACAGATTTAAAATTGATATCCCGAGAAGGCAAGCGGCTATACTTGTGCCGCTTTATTTTTTAAATAACGAATGGTACATAATTTTCACCAAAAGAACAAACCACCTCCCCTATCACAGCGGAGAAATCTCTTTTCCCGGCGGCTCAAGGGAAAAACAGGATTCGGGCAAAAAGGAAACTGCATTAAGGGAAACTGAAGAGGAAATAGGAATCCCCAGAAAAGCCATGACTATATTGGGTAAGCTGGATGACCAGCTTTCAGTAGCCGATATAAATGTCACACCATACGTTGCCAAGATTACAGATCTTAACGTTTTAACATATATGAAACCACAGGAAAGTGAAGTTGAAGAGATATTTCAGGTACCTCTGCGTTTTTTTTACCGTAAAAATACATTCTGGTATGAAAATTGGATAAGAAACAAACAGCCGCACAAAGTATACTTTTACAATTTCAACGGCCGTATCATATGGGGACTGACGGCAAGGGTAGTCAAAAATCTGATTGAACTCCTTGAATTTTGCAACACCTGCGAAGAAAACTGA